One part of the Bacillus sp. FJAT-27916 genome encodes these proteins:
- the pfkB gene encoding 1-phosphofructokinase, whose translation MIYTVTLNPSVDFIVEVENFQLDGLNRMSKEAKYPGGKGINVSRILKRIGVDNTALGFSGGFPGGFILDALKKEDIKENFIQVEEDSRINIKLKTGDETEINGLGPAISADKMDELLKQLEGMKEGDILVLSGSIPPSLSKDLYRDLTKEFAARGIQVVVDASGKALLDVVKENPFLVKPNHHELGELFDTKTETVEDAIHYGKILVEQGAQNVIVSMAGEGALLINKEGVYTATIPKGTVKNSTGAGDSLVAGFIGKWDQTHDMLQAFQYGVASGSATAFNYDLAEKQDIDTLLPQVQITKL comes from the coding sequence ATGATCTATACCGTAACACTAAATCCGTCCGTTGATTTCATCGTAGAGGTGGAAAACTTTCAACTTGATGGGTTAAACAGAATGAGCAAGGAAGCGAAATATCCAGGCGGAAAGGGCATTAACGTTTCTCGTATCCTAAAGCGTATTGGAGTAGATAATACAGCACTTGGGTTTAGCGGCGGTTTCCCTGGCGGATTCATTCTTGATGCTTTGAAGAAAGAAGACATTAAGGAGAACTTCATCCAAGTAGAGGAAGACTCCCGCATCAATATAAAATTGAAGACTGGTGATGAAACAGAAATCAACGGTCTTGGACCAGCCATCAGCGCAGACAAAATGGATGAACTGCTTAAACAGCTTGAAGGGATGAAAGAAGGCGATATTCTTGTTCTTTCAGGCAGCATCCCTCCTTCCCTCTCGAAGGATTTATACCGGGATTTGACGAAGGAATTCGCTGCTCGAGGCATTCAAGTTGTTGTTGATGCAAGTGGAAAGGCACTTCTGGATGTAGTTAAAGAGAACCCATTCCTTGTGAAGCCGAATCACCATGAGCTTGGCGAACTGTTTGACACGAAAACAGAAACAGTGGAAGATGCGATTCATTACGGCAAAATCCTTGTTGAACAAGGTGCACAGAATGTGATTGTTTCCATGGCTGGTGAGGGCGCTCTTCTTATTAATAAAGAAGGCGTATACACAGCAACGATACCAAAGGGTACTGTGAAGAACTCAACAGGTGCTGGTGATTCCCTTGTTGCCGGATTTATCGGGAAATGGGACCAAACACACGATATGCTGCAAGCATTTCAATACGGCGTGGCATCTGGCAGTGCAACTGCCTTCAACTATGACCTTGCTGAAAAGCAGGACATCGACACCTTGCTGCCGCAAGTACAAATTACAAAATTATAA
- a CDS encoding DeoR/GlpR family DNA-binding transcription regulator, translated as MLTPERQQYIIEKIKQDGFVKIQELVKDLNTSESTIRRDLSQLEDMHLLKRVHGGAEVVRKRGRELTISEKSTSHQLEKKAIAKFAASLIEDGDCIYLDAGTTTLEMISYIKEKAITVVTNGIQQAEALKDSDIITYLIGGRIKKSTNALIGSQAIQNLANYRFDKCFLGMNGIHPEWGYSTPDPEEAILKRSAIDLGKESYVLADISKFGETSFSKVAELYQATIITAGIDSDKEAKYKMKTTIKVVKP; from the coding sequence TTGCTGACACCTGAAAGGCAACAATACATTATCGAAAAGATTAAGCAAGATGGATTTGTGAAGATACAGGAGCTTGTCAAGGACTTGAATACATCAGAATCAACCATTCGCCGTGATTTAAGCCAGCTTGAGGACATGCATTTACTTAAGCGGGTTCACGGAGGCGCTGAGGTAGTGAGAAAGCGTGGGAGAGAGCTGACGATTTCAGAGAAGTCGACAAGCCATCAACTTGAAAAGAAAGCCATCGCAAAGTTTGCGGCAAGCTTGATTGAAGATGGAGACTGCATTTATCTTGATGCAGGTACAACAACGCTCGAAATGATTTCTTATATTAAAGAAAAAGCCATTACGGTTGTTACAAATGGAATACAGCAAGCTGAAGCTCTCAAGGACAGTGATATTATCACTTACTTAATTGGCGGCCGGATAAAAAAATCCACCAATGCCTTAATAGGCAGCCAAGCCATCCAAAACTTAGCTAATTATCGTTTCGACAAATGCTTTCTCGGCATGAATGGCATCCATCCGGAATGGGGCTATAGCACGCCGGACCCTGAGGAGGCGATCTTGAAAAGATCGGCCATTGATTTGGGGAAGGAAAGCTATGTTCTGGCAGATATCAGCAAATTCGGAGAGACATCATTTTCAAAAGTGGCAGAACTTTATCAGGCAACAATTATTACTGCTGGGATAGATTCTGACAAAGAAGCAAAATATAAAATGAAAACGACTATAAAGGTAGTGAAACCATGA
- a CDS encoding thiol-disulfide oxidoreductase DCC family protein yields the protein MKKIILFDGVCHFCDKSVQFIIKHDPAGNFSFASLQSEKGIQLKKDYHIPEELDSIILIEGNRYHSKSAAALKIARELKGGWKLLYAFIFIPRPIRDTVYDLIARNRIKWFGEKADCELPPPDVRKRFL from the coding sequence TTGAAAAAGATTATCCTATTCGACGGAGTCTGCCATTTTTGCGACAAAAGCGTCCAATTTATCATAAAACATGATCCAGCAGGCAACTTTTCATTTGCCTCCCTGCAAAGCGAAAAAGGAATCCAATTAAAAAAGGATTATCACATACCAGAGGAACTGGATAGCATCATTCTCATTGAAGGCAATCGATATCATTCAAAATCTGCCGCAGCCTTAAAGATCGCCAGAGAATTAAAAGGCGGATGGAAGCTGCTTTATGCCTTCATTTTCATACCTCGCCCCATAAGAGATACTGTTTATGACCTCATTGCCCGCAACCGAATAAAATGGTTTGGCGAAAAAGCAGACTGCGAGCTGCCACCGCCAGATGTACGAAAACGTTTCTTATGA
- a CDS encoding cyclase family protein produces the protein MKIYDVSMPIYKGMPVYKNIEDKQPSFNTVTNGHVTESRITLDAHVGTHTDAPLHMINDGDTIETIGLERLVRKCKVIDLTEVEGLIEKEDLEGHGIEKDDFLLFKTKNSFDEEFNFDFIALGESGAKYVSEIGIEGVGIDGLGVERAQPGHPTHRTLFANDIIVIEGLRLKDVPAGEYFMVAAPLKLVGIDAAPSRVILLEGIL, from the coding sequence GTGAAAATTTACGACGTATCTATGCCAATTTACAAAGGAATGCCTGTATATAAAAACATCGAAGACAAACAGCCTTCCTTCAATACAGTCACAAACGGCCATGTAACAGAGTCCCGCATCACACTTGACGCCCATGTCGGCACACACACAGATGCCCCTCTTCACATGATTAATGACGGCGACACTATTGAAACAATCGGCCTGGAAAGATTAGTCAGAAAATGTAAAGTCATTGACCTAACAGAAGTAGAAGGACTAATTGAAAAAGAAGATCTAGAAGGACACGGAATCGAAAAAGACGACTTCCTTCTATTTAAAACCAAAAACTCCTTTGACGAAGAATTCAATTTTGACTTTATCGCCCTTGGCGAAAGCGGAGCAAAATATGTATCCGAAATCGGCATTGAAGGTGTTGGCATCGATGGTCTTGGCGTTGAACGCGCTCAGCCAGGACATCCAACTCACAGAACATTATTTGCCAACGACATTATTGTTATTGAAGGCCTTCGCCTAAAAGATGTACCAGCAGGCGAATACTTCATGGTAGCCGCACCTTTGAAATTAGTCGGCATTGATGCAGCGCCATCCCGCGTCATTTTGCTGGAAGGTATTCTCTAA
- the zwf gene encoding glucose-6-phosphate dehydrogenase, with protein sequence MPTITKQSGLLMIFGATGDLAQRKLFPSLYRLYTKGRLSENFACIGIGRREWTTERLKQHISDSIMNEHGPAEEKQEFTKLFYYQSLDVSQKDASFNDLKKLADTLDTQYNLKGNRLFYLAMAPEYFGSIATRLKEDGLTETSGYKRLVIEKPFGHDFESAKELNDQLRKSFAEDEIYRIDHYLGKEMVQNIEVIRFANAFFEPLWNNHYIANIQITSTETLGVEDRGRYYENSGALRDMVQNHIMQIVSLLAMEPPIKLSTDEIRSEKVKVLRALKPIKDDEVDDYFVRGQYGAGEMDGKLVPSYREENMVADNSNTETFVAGKLLFDNFRWAGVPFYIRTGKRLGEKSTQIVVQFKDVPMNLFYRTEEKLNPNLLVINIQPEEGITLHLNAKKGGKTPVQLNFLTSKYDRFNTPEAYERLLFDAMRGDATNFSHWDEVALSWKYTDVISRSWEREPAACFPNYPSGSMGPLSADELLAKDGFHWWPVVEETDK encoded by the coding sequence ATGCCCACTATTACTAAACAATCGGGATTGCTTATGATCTTTGGGGCAACTGGTGATTTAGCTCAGCGTAAATTATTCCCATCACTTTATCGCCTCTATACAAAAGGAAGACTCTCAGAGAACTTTGCTTGTATCGGCATCGGAAGACGTGAATGGACAACGGAACGCCTTAAGCAGCACATCTCCGATTCCATCATGAATGAACATGGCCCTGCGGAAGAAAAACAAGAATTTACCAAGCTTTTTTATTACCAATCCCTAGATGTCAGCCAAAAAGATGCATCATTCAATGATTTAAAAAAATTAGCTGACACTCTTGATACTCAATATAACTTAAAAGGAAACCGCCTATTCTACCTGGCCATGGCACCAGAATATTTCGGTTCCATAGCTACCCGCCTGAAAGAGGACGGTCTGACTGAAACATCCGGCTATAAACGCCTAGTCATTGAAAAACCATTCGGACATGATTTTGAATCCGCTAAGGAATTGAATGACCAATTGCGCAAATCCTTTGCAGAAGACGAAATCTACCGGATTGACCATTATCTCGGAAAAGAAATGGTCCAAAACATCGAAGTCATCCGTTTCGCGAATGCCTTCTTTGAACCGCTATGGAATAATCATTACATAGCCAATATCCAAATCACCTCTACGGAAACCCTCGGCGTCGAGGACCGCGGAAGATATTATGAAAACAGCGGCGCTTTGCGCGACATGGTTCAAAACCATATCATGCAAATCGTATCCCTGCTCGCAATGGAACCGCCAATTAAGCTTTCAACTGATGAAATCAGAAGCGAAAAGGTAAAAGTGCTGCGTGCACTCAAACCGATTAAAGATGACGAAGTGGATGATTATTTCGTCCGCGGTCAATATGGAGCAGGCGAAATGGACGGCAAGCTTGTACCAAGCTACAGGGAAGAAAACATGGTTGCAGATAACTCCAACACAGAAACATTTGTTGCCGGAAAACTATTATTTGATAACTTCCGCTGGGCTGGTGTTCCATTCTACATCCGTACAGGAAAACGACTTGGAGAAAAATCCACCCAAATCGTCGTACAATTTAAGGATGTCCCAATGAACCTGTTCTACCGTACCGAAGAGAAATTAAACCCGAACCTGCTCGTCATTAACATCCAGCCGGAAGAAGGCATCACCCTTCATCTGAATGCGAAAAAAGGCGGGAAAACACCTGTTCAATTGAATTTCCTAACTTCCAAGTATGATAGATTCAATACGCCGGAAGCCTATGAGCGCCTGCTCTTTGACGCTATGCGCGGAGACGCAACAAACTTCTCCCATTGGGATGAGGTTGCCCTATCCTGGAAATACACGGACGTCATCTCCCGTTCTTGGGAAAGGGAACCAGCTGCCTGCTTCCCTAACTATCCATCCGGTTCAATGGGTCCACTAAGTGCCGATGAATTGCTCGCAAAAGACGGCTTCCACTGGTGGCCGGTCGTTGAAGAAACAGACAAATAA
- the rnz gene encoding ribonuclease Z, with protein MEFVFLGTGAGIPAKQRNVSSIVLQMNEERAASWMFDCGEATQHQILKTSVKTRKIEKIFITHLHGDHIYGLPGLLGSRSFQGGTEPLTVYGPAGIKEYIETSLRLSQTHLKYSLSYVEIGEESVLFEDEAFRVEALPLDHAVLSYGYRITEKDKPGELNAALLMEENIPPGPLYSRIKKKEMVELPDGRVINGADYVGPPKEGRIITILGDTRPCENTLRLAEGADCLVHEATFKKGQEEMARDYFHSTTVQAAECAKEAGAKRLILTHISSRFTEDDAVELQAEARAVFPETEIAHDLALIKI; from the coding sequence TTGGAATTTGTATTTCTAGGAACAGGAGCGGGCATACCCGCTAAGCAGCGCAATGTCTCATCAATCGTTTTGCAGATGAATGAAGAGAGAGCCGCTAGCTGGATGTTTGATTGCGGGGAAGCGACCCAGCATCAAATATTGAAGACATCCGTAAAGACAAGGAAAATAGAGAAGATTTTTATTACCCATTTGCATGGGGACCATATATATGGCTTGCCGGGACTGCTTGGGAGCCGGTCATTCCAGGGCGGTACAGAACCACTGACAGTGTATGGGCCTGCCGGTATCAAGGAATATATTGAAACATCTCTGCGCCTTAGCCAGACCCACTTGAAGTATTCGCTTTCCTATGTAGAGATTGGGGAGGAGTCCGTCCTTTTTGAGGATGAGGCTTTTCGCGTTGAAGCTCTACCGCTTGATCATGCGGTGCTGAGCTATGGGTACCGGATTACGGAAAAGGACAAGCCTGGTGAGCTCAATGCTGCTTTGTTAATGGAAGAAAATATCCCGCCAGGTCCCTTATATAGCCGTATTAAAAAGAAAGAAATGGTTGAGTTACCTGACGGACGAGTCATTAATGGTGCTGATTATGTAGGACCGCCAAAAGAGGGCCGAATTATTACGATACTTGGAGATACAAGACCATGTGAAAATACACTGCGCTTAGCAGAGGGGGCAGACTGCCTTGTGCATGAGGCGACCTTCAAGAAAGGGCAAGAGGAGATGGCGAGGGATTATTTCCATTCGACCACTGTCCAGGCAGCGGAATGCGCGAAGGAAGCTGGAGCGAAAAGGCTCATCTTAACGCATATCAGCTCCCGTTTTACGGAAGATGATGCGGTTGAACTTCAGGCTGAGGCGAGAGCGGTTTTTCCGGAGACGGAAATCGCCCATGATCTTGCTCTCATTAAGATATGA
- a CDS encoding APC family permease: MFYYSLKRRLIGKPLKSTQLSEQRLNKTKALAILSSDALSSVAYGPEQILIVLMTIGMAAFWYSIPIAAGVVILLAIIILSYRQIIYAYPHGGGAYMVSKENLGMNPGLIAGGSLFIDYILTVAVSVSAGTDAITSAIPALYDYRVYLAVGLVFLLTVLNLRGLNESASILAYPVYLFIFAVFIMIAAGLYHIAAGDVSPAAHAPMGAPVTGITLFLLLRAFASGSSALTGVEAISNAIPNFKHPEPVNAAKTLSYMGILLALLFSGIVFISYYYGAAPALKETVVSQVAAEIFARGGFYYFIQGTTALILVLAANTGYSAFPLLAVNLTNDQFLPRMFRMRGDRLGYSNGIIFLGVTASILIIAFQVHTEHLIPLYAVGVFIPFTLAQAGMMRKWLKEKPGGWRSKLAINTAGAIICFIVMMMFFLTKFQQVWPVLIFLPIVVWVFHQIRKHYIAVGEQLKITKETEALPPDGNVIIVPVSGITRVVDNSLKYARSLSPDRLIAVYVAFEKEDIKAFEKKWESWQPDVKLVTLYSPYRSIIQPLNKFINIVEKKAREANFQVTVIFPQFIPKKGWHNFLHNQSSFMIRANLLYRKNLIITIVPYHLMK, from the coding sequence ATGTTTTATTATTCGCTGAAAAGAAGACTGATCGGTAAACCATTAAAATCAACTCAATTATCTGAACAAAGATTGAATAAAACCAAGGCACTGGCCATCCTATCATCGGATGCTCTCTCATCTGTGGCATACGGACCAGAGCAAATCCTGATTGTCTTAATGACCATCGGAATGGCGGCGTTCTGGTATTCAATCCCGATTGCGGCTGGAGTGGTCATCCTGCTTGCTATCATCATCCTTTCATACCGGCAAATTATATATGCCTATCCGCATGGCGGCGGCGCCTATATGGTATCAAAGGAAAACCTAGGGATGAATCCCGGTCTGATTGCCGGCGGTTCGTTGTTCATTGATTATATTTTGACCGTAGCTGTCAGTGTATCAGCAGGAACAGATGCGATTACATCTGCTATTCCTGCACTCTATGATTACAGGGTCTATTTAGCCGTCGGACTTGTGTTTTTGTTAACAGTGCTGAATTTGCGGGGATTAAATGAGTCAGCCTCTATTCTGGCCTATCCCGTGTACTTATTTATTTTCGCTGTATTTATCATGATTGCCGCGGGCCTATATCATATCGCAGCAGGTGATGTATCCCCTGCCGCTCATGCGCCAATGGGAGCACCTGTGACAGGGATCACGCTCTTTCTGCTGCTCAGGGCATTTGCTTCCGGAAGCTCTGCATTAACAGGGGTTGAGGCCATCTCGAATGCGATACCGAACTTCAAGCATCCGGAGCCGGTGAATGCCGCAAAGACCTTGTCCTATATGGGAATCTTATTGGCACTCCTTTTCTCAGGAATTGTCTTCATTAGTTATTATTACGGAGCAGCTCCCGCATTGAAGGAGACCGTTGTCTCTCAGGTAGCCGCGGAAATATTCGCAAGAGGAGGTTTTTACTACTTCATTCAAGGAACAACCGCCCTCATTCTTGTACTTGCGGCTAATACAGGCTACTCAGCCTTCCCGTTGCTGGCGGTTAACTTAACGAATGATCAATTCCTGCCAAGGATGTTTCGGATGCGAGGCGACCGACTCGGGTATTCAAACGGGATCATCTTTCTAGGCGTAACAGCAAGTATCTTGATTATTGCTTTTCAAGTTCACACCGAGCATCTCATCCCGCTTTATGCTGTCGGAGTATTCATTCCCTTCACCCTTGCCCAGGCCGGGATGATGAGAAAATGGCTGAAGGAGAAACCAGGGGGCTGGCGTTCGAAGTTAGCAATCAATACAGCCGGTGCCATCATTTGTTTCATTGTCATGATGATGTTCTTCTTGACCAAATTCCAGCAGGTTTGGCCAGTGCTTATCTTCCTTCCGATTGTCGTTTGGGTGTTCCACCAAATCCGCAAGCATTATATCGCAGTCGGTGAACAGCTCAAAATCACGAAGGAAACCGAGGCATTGCCGCCGGATGGGAATGTCATCATTGTCCCGGTATCCGGCATCACACGTGTGGTGGATAATTCCTTGAAATATGCCCGCTCCCTCTCCCCAGATCGGCTGATAGCCGTTTATGTGGCATTTGAGAAGGAGGATATCAAGGCATTCGAAAAGAAATGGGAGTCCTGGCAGCCAGATGTGAAGCTTGTTACCTTATATTCACCATATCGGAGTATCATCCAGCCGCTGAATAAATTTATCAATATTGTCGAGAAAAAAGCCAGGGAGGCCAATTTCCAAGTAACGGTCATATTCCCGCAGTTCATCCCAAAAAAAGGCTGGCATAACTTCCTGCATAATCAATCCAGCTTTATGATCAGGGCAAACCTGCTATATCGTAAGAACTTGATCATAACCATTGTGCCGTATCATTTAATGAAGTGA
- a CDS encoding DMT family transporter: protein MKKTLIGSLYLTAASSIWGGMYVVVKHIVEVIPPLELVWMRYVIALVTLIIIGLASKQKWQMKQKHILLVITISLIGYVLSILTQETGTMLSTAQMGAIITSTTPAFMVLFASILLKERLTFKKASSVSLATIGVIAIVGIDDIDMSSTLGGLSLIIAALTWALMSVLIKLLPTRYSQIVVTTYAVLIAVVVLTPFVIVRYPQVSLNELVQPNIWGGLLYLGIISTSLAFLLWNRGLQMLNASSGGIFFFFQPVVGTFLGWAILGETISMTFWVGSFLILIGVLIAIREPQEE from the coding sequence ATGAAAAAAACATTAATTGGTTCATTATATTTAACAGCAGCTTCAAGTATATGGGGCGGCATGTATGTTGTCGTCAAACATATCGTAGAGGTTATTCCACCATTAGAGCTGGTTTGGATGCGTTATGTCATCGCACTTGTCACACTCATTATCATTGGATTAGCGAGCAAACAAAAGTGGCAGATGAAACAGAAACATATTCTTCTCGTCATTACGATTTCTCTGATCGGCTATGTTCTCTCCATCCTCACGCAAGAAACCGGGACTATGCTTTCCACTGCGCAAATGGGCGCCATCATCACATCAACGACACCTGCATTTATGGTCCTGTTCGCCAGTATCCTTCTGAAAGAACGATTAACATTCAAAAAAGCGTCATCCGTCAGCTTGGCCACCATTGGCGTCATTGCCATTGTCGGCATTGATGATATTGATATGTCCAGCACACTCGGGGGACTATCACTCATTATCGCAGCCTTGACTTGGGCCCTGATGTCCGTATTGATCAAGCTTTTGCCAACCCGGTATTCCCAGATTGTCGTGACTACCTATGCGGTTCTCATTGCGGTGGTCGTTTTAACGCCATTTGTTATTGTAAGATACCCGCAGGTTTCGCTGAATGAATTGGTACAGCCAAATATTTGGGGCGGACTCCTTTATCTAGGAATCATATCTACCTCCCTCGCCTTCCTCTTGTGGAACCGCGGACTGCAAATGCTCAATGCCTCAAGCGGCGGCATCTTCTTTTTCTTCCAGCCGGTAGTGGGTACATTTTTGGGCTGGGCAATCTTAGGAGAAACCATCAGTATGACCTTCTGGGTTGGCTCATTCTTGATTCTGATTGGGGTACTCATCGCCATTAGGGAGCCGCAGGAAGAATAA
- the namA gene encoding NADPH dehydrogenase NamA — protein sequence MKSKQPLLFEPYTIKDVTFKNRIVMAPMCMYSSHNKDGKVDNWHLAHYTSRAVGQVGLIVVEATSVTPQGRISDQDLGIWEDGQIEGLHTLTSMMKEYGTVPGIQLAHAGRKAGVDGEIIAPSAAPFKEGDKTPKAMTKEEIKETVEAFKQGAVRAKKAGFEVIEIHAAHGYLINEFLSPAVNTRTDEYGGTKENQYRFLHEIIEAVKTVWDGPLFVRISANDYSKDGYTAEDYVQYAKWMKEDGVDLVDISSGGVLPVPVPSYPGYQVPFSETIKHGADIATGAVGLITTGIQAEEIIQNNRADLIFLGRELLRDPYWPKNAAKELRYEITPPVQYRFGW from the coding sequence ATGAAATCAAAGCAACCATTATTATTTGAACCATATACAATTAAGGATGTCACATTCAAAAACCGGATTGTGATGGCGCCAATGTGCATGTACTCAAGCCATAACAAGGATGGGAAAGTCGATAACTGGCATCTTGCCCACTATACAAGCCGAGCGGTCGGTCAAGTTGGATTGATTGTGGTCGAAGCCACATCCGTCACCCCGCAAGGCCGAATCAGCGACCAGGATTTAGGGATCTGGGAGGATGGCCAGATTGAAGGGCTACATACATTGACATCCATGATGAAAGAATACGGAACCGTACCTGGCATTCAGCTTGCACATGCCGGAAGAAAAGCTGGAGTTGACGGGGAAATCATTGCCCCTTCTGCCGCTCCATTCAAAGAAGGCGATAAAACACCAAAGGCCATGACGAAAGAAGAAATCAAAGAAACGGTCGAAGCCTTTAAGCAGGGAGCTGTCCGTGCCAAGAAAGCAGGCTTTGAGGTCATTGAGATTCATGCCGCTCATGGCTATTTAATCAATGAATTCCTTAGCCCTGCCGTCAATACCCGCACAGATGAATACGGCGGCACCAAAGAGAACCAATACCGTTTCCTTCACGAAATTATTGAAGCTGTTAAAACGGTATGGGATGGGCCGCTCTTTGTCCGTATTTCTGCAAATGATTACAGCAAGGATGGCTATACAGCAGAGGATTATGTCCAATATGCGAAATGGATGAAGGAGGATGGAGTTGATTTGGTGGACATCAGCTCAGGTGGTGTTCTTCCTGTACCTGTTCCTAGCTATCCAGGCTATCAGGTTCCTTTCTCTGAAACCATCAAGCATGGTGCTGATATCGCAACAGGTGCTGTCGGCTTGATTACAACTGGCATACAGGCAGAGGAAATCATCCAAAATAACCGAGCAGACCTTATCTTCCTTGGGCGCGAACTTCTGCGCGATCCATACTGGCCGAAGAATGCTGCCAAGGAACTCCGTTACGAAATTACGCCCCCTGTTCAATACCGATTCGGATGGTAA
- a CDS encoding YjcZ family sporulation protein codes for MSEGKGSYGGHGMGSFAFIVVLFILLIIVGASFVY; via the coding sequence ATGAGTGAAGGTAAAGGGTCTTACGGCGGACACGGTATGGGAAGCTTCGCTTTCATTGTTGTTCTGTTCATTTTGCTTATAATTGTTGGTGCTTCTTTTGTTTACTAA
- the proC gene encoding pyrroline-5-carboxylate reductase encodes MDKKIAFLGAGSMAEALISGLAAREGSHPENIWISNRSNDTQLARLQQEYGVTPSRDLSSLLNGSDVVIIAVKPKDVLAILSQVKKYLRKDMLLISVAAGISTASLKSIVEIDMPIIRAMPNTSAAVGKSATALCGNEYVKDKDKQLAKEIFGTVGMAVYTEEDKMDAVTGLSGSGPAYIYYLIEAMQQSAEQIGLEPQDAQRLIIQTLMGAAEMVHTSDKTPQTLRKEVTSPGGTTEAGIRILEEKGVKEALIECIKKATHRSSEMGEELSKKISQGILSN; translated from the coding sequence ATGGATAAGAAAATCGCATTTCTTGGGGCTGGGTCTATGGCCGAGGCCCTCATCTCAGGATTGGCCGCCCGCGAAGGCAGTCACCCTGAAAATATTTGGATCAGCAACCGCAGCAATGACACACAGCTGGCAAGACTTCAACAAGAATACGGCGTTACACCGTCTCGGGACCTCTCCTCCCTCTTAAACGGGTCAGATGTTGTCATCATTGCCGTAAAACCAAAGGATGTCCTGGCTATTCTCTCACAGGTTAAGAAATATTTACGTAAGGACATGCTGCTGATTTCTGTTGCGGCAGGCATATCCACCGCCAGCCTTAAATCCATCGTGGAAATTGACATGCCGATTATTCGAGCGATGCCCAATACGTCTGCGGCAGTCGGTAAATCCGCGACGGCTCTCTGCGGCAATGAATATGTGAAAGATAAAGATAAACAGCTGGCGAAGGAGATCTTCGGGACTGTTGGCATGGCTGTTTATACCGAAGAAGATAAGATGGATGCCGTCACCGGTCTTTCAGGAAGCGGTCCTGCCTATATTTATTATTTAATCGAAGCAATGCAGCAATCAGCTGAGCAGATTGGCCTCGAGCCCCAGGATGCCCAAAGACTAATCATCCAAACCTTGATGGGTGCAGCGGAAATGGTCCATACATCTGATAAAACACCCCAAACGCTTCGTAAGGAGGTCACAAGTCCAGGAGGCACAACTGAAGCCGGCATTCGCATATTAGAGGAAAAAGGGGTTAAGGAAGCCCTAATTGAATGCATCAAGAAAGCCACGCACCGTTCCAGTGAAATGGGGGAAGAGCTGTCAAAAAAAATCAGCCAAGGGATTCTGTCAAATTAG